GAATTCTTTCCCAAATGTCTTTGGCAAAGCTGCAAGTTAAAAGCGTGTGGTGGAGGGTTTCTATATCGTCATCACAAACTGAGCACCTTAAGGAATGAAGATCAATGCCTTTTTTTATCAAGTACCGGGAAGTTTGTCTTGTTTTGCCTCCAAATGAATATGCCAATTTTTTGCGGGATAAAAGGGTTGAGATCTGTAGGTTGAGCAGGATGTGAAGATGGCTGTAGCTTTTTGACAGCAAGCGAATTAAGCAGCTATGATAAGGAACTCGTACTAAATAATCCATTTGCATTAAACTTCCATGACCACGTGGATGATGTTTGGTTTGAGAAACTGTGAAGATTGATGGTGGCTATTAGCGAAGCTAGATCATCAGACGTGCGCCACCTTGGTTCAGCAGACCAATCCCACGAGAAAATCAGTGAGTTAGGGGCGGCAGTAAGTCGGTTTACAATGAGTACATCCTTGGTTGTTTCAAGTCTGAAAATTCTAGGAAAGGCATCTTTGAGTGGGACGTCACCAAGCCATTTGTCGATCCAAAATCTCGTATCCTCACCAATTCCTACATCTTTGACAAAAGCATTAGAAAGGTTACACCCTAACTCGGTTAGGGTGTGTCCTATTTTAATAATGTTAAACCAAGTACGTCCAGAGAGTTTTTTCATTTTATTTTCGGGCAAAGGAGAAGTACATCCTAACCCACCCCCATTCCCATAGATACTTTTGATGATACACAATTTGGTCCCATTTGACCCAAGCCATTTTTCTTTCGTCATGAGAACCCCCCCAAAAAAAATCACGACGAAGACCCTCAAGTTCTTTAATCACACTTACCGGGTCTTTGAAAAGGGAGAAAAAGTATAAAAGGAGGCTAATAAGGACCGCTTTAATGAGAGTGAGGTGACCTCCGTAAGAGATGGATTTAGCTTTCCAATCCGATAACCTTTTTTAAACTTATCAAAAATGGGAGACCAAGTATTATGTGAATTTAAGTTTGCTCCAATTGGAAGACTGAGGTAGTTAAATGGGAAAGAGCCTTCCTTACAACTAAACCAAGTAGCAAAGCTATTTACTTCGGAGTTAGTAGTACCAATACCATAAACACTACTTTTGTTGAGATTGATTTTAAGACCTGAAAGTTCCTCAAAACATTTGCGTATTTTTAAAATGTTCCTAACCTCTACTTTGTTCCATTTTCAAAAAATAATGctgtcatccgcatattggagatgtgACACTACAACCTTATCATTCCCGACCTCTACACTGTTAATTAATTTTTTGGTTGTCGCAATTTTTAAAAGTTGGTTTAGACCTTCACCCGcaagaatgaaaagaaaaggagATAGGGGGTCTCCTTGCCTTGCACCCCTTTTGGGGAAGAATTGGTCGGTGGGTGAACCATTAATTAAAACCGAGATTAAAGTTGAGTTAACACATGACAAAATCCACTTGACCCATTTAGCCCCGAATCCCATTGCATTCATTATGGAACTAAGAAATTCCCAATCAAGACAATCAAAAGCTTTTTCAAAATCGactttaaaaataaaacttttttttttgtgGATTTGAGATCATCTAAGGTCTCGAGGGTGATTAAGACACCATCTAGTATGTATCTATTAGAGATAAAGGCGCTTTGGTCATCACCTATTAGTCTCggaataatttttctgattcggttTGCAAGAATTTTAGAAAGTATTTTATAATAACTCCCGATGAGACTAATAGGCCTATAATTTGAAAAGTTGAGAGGATCATTGACCTTTGGGATAAGCGTGATGAAGGATGCGTTGCAACCATTGGAAATGGTTCCATTTTTCCAAAACCAATTTAAAGCATTTAGAAGATCGCCTTTGATTATGTCCCAGAATTTGATGTAAAACATGATATTGAACCCATCCGGACCCGGCGCCTTATTTCTTCCACAGCCTTTGATAGCTTCTCGTACTTTGTTTTTTGTGAATCGAGACTCTAATGCGTCGGCCGATTCTGATTCAATTTTTGGTCCGTCCCAACTATTGAGCATCCAAGCTTCCGAGGTGTTTTTCTTGAATAGACCTTGAAAAAAATTAAAAGCTTCATTTTTTTATAGTTAACGGATTGGAGTTCCATACCCCGCCAATGTTAACTCCATGGATGTTATTTTTCTGATTCCTTCGACGAATGTAAGAGTGGAAAAATTTGCTATTCTCGTCTCCTTCCAAAACCCACTTGAATCTCGACTTTTGGTTGAGCATTTCAATTTGCGTTTTCTCTTTTTGAAGAAGAGTTTCTTTGTCTTTCATCCAACTATTATATTGAACTTCATTTAGATCGGCCAATTCGGCTATCTTTTCCCAATCATTTACCGCACTTGTCAATTCTTCTATTTCCGTTGTCAACTTTCCATGAGAAGTCGAATACCATTTCTTAAGCTCTTGTTTGACCAACTTTAGCTTATCACGAAAAATACAATCGAGTTTAACGTTGTTGTTTGTTTTATTCCAAGTTGATTTGATGATGTCATAGGAATCTTCTTGCTTTAACCATTCATCAAAAACTTTGACCGATTTAGGACCAAAATCAACATTACCATCTTGTAAAATGAGAGGACAATGATCCGTGTGTTTTTTGTCCAAAACCATGACGTTTAGATTCGGCCATTGAAGAAAGAGATTTTCTGATACAAGATACCTATCGAGTTTACAGAATTTTCTTCCGTTGTCAGTAATACGAGTATATGTTCTTCCTCCTAATGGCAAATCAAGTAAGGAGTTATCCTTGATAAAATCATTGAAGAGTTTTGCTCTTCTCTCACAAAAATCTGTATTCTTTCTTTCCGAAGAGAATCTAACTTCGTTAAAGTCCCCAAAGATTATCCACATAGCatcatcatactttaatatatcatTGAGATCATCCCACATTTTTCTTTTTTCTGAATCAGTTTGGGGTCCATAAGTGTTCACAAGAATGAGCTCGGTACCTACATCTTTTCAAAATCCTTTATTGTAATAAAGAAGTCACGCTCAACAACATGGTTAACATTAAACATATTAGGATCCCAAATCGTAATGATACCGCCCGAGTTACCCTTTGATTTTTTGAAAGCATATTTAAAATCATTACAACCCCAAACCTTTTCCACCCATGTTTCCGAAATCTTTTCAGCTTTAGTTTCCTGAAGAGCAATAACATTAGGTTTTTGTTGAAAACATACACATTTGAACCAATTAAATTTGTTTTTGTCATATAGACCTAATCCTCTAATATTTAAAGATAAAATCTTCATTGTTAACAATGTTTTTAAACTAGATAAAGATGGAAAAATAAAGAGAATACCTCAACACTTGAGATGTCCCTGTTTCCTCGAAAGTCCAAGTAGTTCACCAACATCCTCGCAGTTCAATGATGTCTCTGATAATGAATGAAAGCTTTTACCATTGCTTTGTGAAGATGTATGGTTAGACTTGATTTTTAGTTTTTTCCTGTTCGGGTTTCTAGCTTGTGACTTAGCTTTGAGAATTCTTGATGTTGTGTTCCAACGTCTAATGCTCGACCACACAGATTCACTAGAGGATGTTTTCCTTTTTTTGTTCGAAAAATAAGTGGAGGGACATGAGTTTCTATTAGTACGTGAACTGGATGTACCAACATGTTGAGTAGAAGATTTGTTTACCAAGTTGAATACAAAAACAGCGTGAAGGGACAAACGGTTTTAGGCTAGTAGTAGAGATGTTTGGATTGAGATCTGACATGGTTATTGGGTCAGAATTAAAACAGTTATTCACTAGGCCCAAAAGGTCAATGGGACTATTATTTAATGGGATGTTGTCACTATGGGTAATAACAGGATCCATATGCAATTGGGCTTGAGAGGAATGGACTTGTGGGGGCTGGGCTTGGCCTGAAGTATTATTGGTGTTTGTGACAGGATTAAAGGTATCATCCCTATTAATTTCATTTTCATTAACAGAGCGTGAATCATCATGGTAATTTTGGGATTTTTGAACATGGGGACTTTCTAGGACAACGTTTTGATTTTTTGAGCCGttgcaattattattatcattaaaacttgcTGACGTGgctgtaataacccgcctttttccgttaatttattttaacgcccgtcttttttatttttgataatatcttccgttatctaaattcgtaccttccgttaactaacgttattaatatttccgttattggattttaacatctaccgtttactctcgcgtatttaaagtattttgttcggttaattcacgcacccgcttttaaactcgagggaccaaagttgccaaggggccaaactagttgactaggtcaactagtcaaaccccaccaccaccactcattcattcaacCTCCCATTTTCTTTTCTACTACTTCCATTATTTTGCTCTCAAACtctcaatccttaattcatcatctaaatacaAATCAAGAAGATAacctcaaaacaaattacatatttggaatccttgcatcatcctcttcaatttggtaccaatttcatagcttggggtaaacttttcaaaatctctaattttcataaattagacctttaaacttaaaagtgtgttagttagtgtctatggctcgagtctagcatgaatatgtgatctatttgctcgatcttgttattttgagtaactagcatgaacacttgaaaaagggtttgtcaaatctttgattttggttaattaaatattgttagatgttaatCCTTATGTGTTAAAagcgttactagcatcattagcttcgttttggtatgttggatgacatgaaaaccttacattaacatgattatcgattttttgattcttggttagggtttgatagattttaaaacgaacttttgatgccattaaatgctttgcaatgttattggtaagtgtttagttgtattgtatgcgtaattacctacgaaacggcatattatatgtgtgtagtaagttcccgaatcatgaaatgcgttttacgaacttgaaactttaataatgaacttttaacgatcattcgacgagattttggttattgtaaatgttGGATTTGAGTGATGAAATGTGGTTAGTTTTtttcttcgtcaaaatacctttccaacgatataaaatacgtgttgtaagtgttttcggttcataatttTTGTTtgaatgagttttggttcgagacttgtgaaatttcagcattTCAGTAGCCCAGGTGTTATTGGACACCGTCCCACCCCTTGGACGCCGTTCAGTCCTTCACTGCTAGACGCCATcccgccattttggacgccgtccagatggtctgtcaagggctgtccaaaattgcacttttttgtttaattctaactatgttatgcacctccgattaacatgtaacttgttctaacatgctcatatatgattatataacttagaaaaattgtccgagaccagacccgacccgaacacgttgactttttagttgactttgacttgaccaaagttgacttttagtcaaacttaaccaaatacttatgcaatcgttccaacttgcttttatacttatatcttgcatgaaacttgacaacgtgattcacatactatataatcgagtcgtaacgagccatgggactaattgaacaactttgactaaCCTTGTATCTCACCcagtattgatataacttacttgtttaggtcaaggctaagcaactttcattgcacaacgtttaaattacaagtactttggcatacaactacggtgagatcatagtcccatcttttcaacaacttttatacttttaaatcatgggatgagaaacatatacggtttatacttttatacgttgaacacaagtacgaaaacaaacattccacgtacgagttagaacaaaaatcctcaagtccaattatcattagttacacttgtaggttgtaagcgagaacttatgttgcgtGGCCATACGGGtatgacgaaccctcattcagatgaatgaaacgtattttcgggatatagtgtaggttctaacactatgatgcagaggtactatttagttaagccttggtaattgggtgctcgtgatacaaacaacaacttttggaaagtaaacgatttggataatcaccttatactaaatcttgtggttcaaaaacatacttttacaaatacacctatgatttcaccaacgtttttcgttgacagttttctatatgtttctcaggttcatacttggctacttgatacatgcttccgcatactttgatttcttgcttggagtcaagcatacatgcatacgctagtgatagcacctttggatttaacttaaagcatacatacttacgctatttatagcaaatcgtgattttcaacttatattatgtcgcaagtcatttcatttatactttataacttttgtaaacttaaacttattgtcgaaccatttggtaacttaaaactttgcaagtcttacacgtttcaaatgaatgcgacataattttggtcaaacgcgtctcatttagggactatgaccacgtaatgggacctaagttaacggcgccatcaatggcgattttttcgggtcattacagatggtatcagagcgttggttgtagggaactaggatatgcattagtgtgtctgacagagtcgttaggacacattagtgaatctagactataaccggatagttaatcattgcattctgacttgcattcgcTATAGATagtacttacttgactacttgtgcattatacttgaatctttcttaggtgaacttcttaatggtaccaaatttccatcatacgaactcgtactctgcccCTTTCtgttaacacacgtaaattcaagattcatacgcgtaagaatGACGATGACTTCGTTAATCACACTATATCGGGAACTTTGTCTCCCatgttgttattcaccaccgtcccagcttactaCCCACGAGTACTATAAggtttccaccactatggcaatcactagccactaccgtcgttacaccggtgttcttcactatctactaCTTTTTGTTACTACCACCattactctagatgagtatcgtcatcactgcttatcactacggttgcatactactcgttatcataaattGTTACTcatttcgtacctaaagacattatcatttgacttgaaccgcattgacgtgaacaatcatttatatacTTTCCCttgggaaacgcatcttcagagttgcactaattctttcgattataTACGAGTCACATTAGAGgcatcgttacactttgttcattttaaatcttcacgattacacgaacttgattctatggagtgatgtgggaatggaggtatgagttagcgtaatataacgacactcgatcaatgtggttatattatgataagtcataccaaagttctaatgacacatgatggtgattggactcgatcaacctagtcaccaccatgtgccatgtacatgactttatatttttgttttgaaCATCTGAAAACTCCGTGAATATTGATaaaaaccataccaaggacacatctTTGATTATTGCCAAACCATACTGATGCTTCTGAATAAATGACAAATTCTCTCAACTTCAAAACCTATGTTACACGTGtacactatctcgttttcgcacaagttttatcgatgaactacaacacgcttgatatgctcacattgaaatgtcccgttcttattgattaaaaatgttccatattaattgatttcgttgcgaggttttgacctctatatgagacatttttcaaagactgcattcatttttaaaacaaaccataacctttatttcataaataaaggtttaaaaagctttacgtagattatcaaataatgataatctaaaatatcctgtttacacacgaccattacataatggtttacaatacaaatatgttacatcgaaatcagtttcttgaatgcagtttttacacaatatcatacaaacatggactccaaatcttgtccttattttagtatgcaacagcggaagctcttagtattcacctgagaataaacatgctttaaacgtcaacaaaaatgttggtgagttataggtttaacctatatatatcaaatcgtaacaatagaccacaagatttcatatttcaatacacatcccatacatagagataaaaatcattcatatgatgaacacctggtaaccgacattaacaagatgcatatataagaatatccccatcattccgggacacccttcggatatgatataaatttcgaagtactaaagcatccggtactttggatggggtttgttaggcccaatagatctatctttaggattcgcttcaattagggtgtttgttccctaattcttagattaccagacttaataaaaaggggcatattcgatttcgataattcaaccatagaatgtagtttcacatacttgtgtctattttgtaaaccatttataaaacctgcatgtattctcattccaaaaatattagattttaaaagtgggactataactcactttcacagatttttacttcatcgggaagtaagacttggccactggttgattcacgaacctataacaatatatacatatatatcaaagtatgttcaaaatatatttacaacagttttaatatattttgatgttttaagtttattaagtcagctgtcctcgttagtaacctacaactagttgtccacagttagatgtacagaaataaatcgataaatattatcttgaatcaatccacgacccaatgtaaacgtatctcagtattgatcacaactcaaactatatatattttggaatcaacctcaaccctgtatagctaactccaacattcacatatagagtgtctatggttgttccgaaatatatatagatgtgtcgacatgataggtcgaaacattgtatacatgtctatggtatctcaatattacataatatataatacaagttgattaagttagggttggaatagatttgttaccaattttcacgtagctaaaatgagaaaaattatccaatcttgttttacccataacttcttcattttaaatccattttgagtgaatcaaattgctatggtttcatattgaacactattttatgaatctaaatagaaaaagtataggtttatagtcggaaaaataagttacaagtcgtttttgtaaaggtagtcatttcagtcgaaagaacgacgtctagatgatcattttagaaaacatacttccactttgagtttaaccataatttttggatatagtttcatgttcataataaaaatcattttcccagaataacaacttttaaatcaaagtttatcatagtttttaattaactaacccaaaacagcccgcggtgttactacgacggcataaatccgattttacggtgtttttcgtgtttccaggttttaaatcattaagttagcatatcatatagatatagaacatgtgtttagttgattttaaaattcaagttagaaggattaacttttatttgcgaacaagtttagaattaactaaactatgttctagtgattacaagtttaaaccttcgaataagatagctttatatgtatgaatcgaatgatgttatgaacatcattactacctcaagttctttggataaacctactggaaatgataaaaatagatctagcttcaaaggatccttggatggcttgaaagttcttgaagcagaatcatgacatgaaaacaatttcaagtaagatttccactcaaaataagattgttatagttatagacattgaattaaagtttgaatatgattattaccttgtattagaaagataacctactgtaagtaacaaaggtttcttgatcttggatgattacttggaatggatttagaaaacttggaagtaaacttgcaatcttggaagtattcttgattttatgaaactagaacttttggaatttatgaagaacacttagaacttgaagatagaacttgagagagatcaattagataaagaaaattgaagaatgaaagtatttttaggtgtttttggtcgttggtgtatggattagatataaaggatatgtaattttgttttcatgtaaataagtcatgaatgattactcatatttttgtaattttatgagatatttcatgctatttaccaaatgatggttcccacatatgttaggtgactcacatgggctgctaagagctgatcattggagtgtatataccaatagtacatacatctaaaagctgtgtattgtacgagtacgaatacgggtgcatacgagtagaattgttgatgaaactgaacgaggatgtaattgtaagcatttttattaagtagaagtattttgataagtgtcttgaagtctttcaaaagtgtatgaatacatattaaaacactacatgtatatacattttaactgagtcgttaagtcatcgttagtcgttacatgtaaatgttgttttgaaacctttaggttaacgatcttgttgaatgttgttaacccattgtttattataacaaatgagatgttaaattgttatattatcatgatattatgatatataatatatcttagtatggtacatatacagttaaatgtcgttacaacgataatcgttacatatatgtctcgtttcgaaatcattaatttagtagtcttatttttacatatgtatttcattgttaatatacttaataatatatttacttatcatttaacataattaaccaagtgtatcaatatcttaatatgattcatatgtacctagtaagacgttgttataacgataatcgttatatatatcgttttcgagtttcttaaattaatagtctcatttttatgtatataactcattgttaaaatacctaatgagatacatacttataataaaatcatgttaactatatatatataaccatatatatgtcatcgtatagtttttataagttttaacgttcgtgaatcaccggtcaacttgggtggtcaattgtctatatgaaacatatttcaattaatcaagtcttaacaagtttgattgcttaacatgttggaaacacttaatcatgtaaataacaatttcattaaatatatatatataaacatggaaaagttcgggtcactacagtacctacccgttaaataaatttcgtcccgaaattttaagcagttggaggtgttgaagtatcttctggaaataaatgcgggtatttctttttcatctgatcttcacgctcccaggtgaactcgggtcctttacgagcattccatcgaaccttaactattggtatcttgttttgcttaagtcttttaacctcacgatccattatttcgacgggttcttcgatgaattgaagtttttcgttgatttggatttcatctaacggaatagtgagatct
This window of the Rutidosis leptorrhynchoides isolate AG116_Rl617_1_P2 chromosome 7, CSIRO_AGI_Rlap_v1, whole genome shotgun sequence genome carries:
- the LOC139859514 gene encoding uncharacterized protein, which gives rise to MKILSLNIRGLGLYDKNKFNWFKCVCFQQKPNVIALQETKAEKISETWVEKVWGCNDFKYAFKKSKGTELILVNTYGPQTDSEKRKMWDDLNDILKYDDAMWIIFGDFNEVRFSSERKNTDFCERRAKLFNDFIKDNSLLDLPLGGRTYTRITDNGRKFCKLDRYLVSENLFLQWPNLNVMVLDKKHTDHCPLILQDGNVDFGPKSVKVFDEWLKQEDSYDIIKSTWNKTNNNVKLDCIFRDKLKLVKQELKKWYSTSHGKLTTEIEELTSAVNDWEKIAELADLNEVQYNSWMKDKETLLQKEKTQIEMLNQKSRFKWVLEGDENSKFFHSYIRRRNQKNNIHGVNIGGVWNSNPLTIKK